The following coding sequences lie in one Mucilaginibacter sp. KACC 22773 genomic window:
- a CDS encoding LptF/LptG family permease — MRTFIHRYLMVIDRFIIKKYLGTFVFTMAIFAAISVVFDISEKLDNFTSRHATLHDIVFKYYAGFVPFYLNLLSPLINFLAVIFFTAKMANQTEIVPILSGKASFNRFLRPYFIAASLIFVVSFFANVYLIPYTNHLKNDFENANGITDNDPTKSEVHMQIDKHTFVYLANYDPTVHTGYTFIMEKFNGDTLREKLIAQQVTYDSVKRIWALKNYDVRYIKGLKEQFIHNPGQKDTVLDMHPTDFIVYDNVYAAMSLSELNKNIDKEKLRRPEVLNNLYYEKYHRFVYPLSAYVLTILGVALSSRKVRGGVGLPLGIGILLCFTYIIIEKFSIVFSIKGGVPPIFTVLIPNTLFGILGYYVLLKAPK, encoded by the coding sequence ATGAGGACTTTTATACACCGGTACCTGATGGTTATCGACAGGTTTATTATTAAAAAATACCTGGGCACATTTGTGTTTACGATGGCCATTTTCGCAGCTATTTCGGTGGTGTTTGACATCTCCGAGAAGCTGGATAACTTCACCAGCAGGCACGCCACGCTGCACGATATTGTATTTAAATACTACGCCGGTTTTGTGCCTTTTTACCTCAATTTGCTATCGCCGCTGATTAACTTTTTGGCGGTGATCTTCTTTACGGCCAAGATGGCAAACCAAACAGAAATCGTTCCCATCCTGAGTGGCAAGGCCAGTTTTAACCGCTTTTTAAGGCCCTATTTTATTGCTGCATCGCTCATATTTGTGGTATCTTTTTTTGCCAATGTGTACCTTATCCCGTATACAAACCACCTTAAAAACGATTTTGAAAACGCCAACGGAATCACCGATAACGACCCTACCAAGAGCGAGGTGCACATGCAAATTGATAAACATACCTTTGTTTACCTGGCCAATTACGACCCAACAGTGCACACCGGCTACACCTTTATTATGGAGAAATTTAACGGCGATACCCTGCGCGAAAAGCTCATTGCCCAGCAGGTAACCTACGATTCTGTAAAAAGGATCTGGGCTTTAAAGAACTACGATGTTAGATATATTAAGGGATTAAAGGAACAATTTATTCATAATCCCGGCCAAAAAGATACAGTACTGGACATGCACCCAACCGACTTTATTGTGTACGATAACGTATACGCGGCGATGTCATTAAGCGAGCTGAACAAGAATATCGATAAGGAAAAGCTACGCCGGCCGGAGGTTTTAAACAACCTTTATTACGAAAAATATCACCGCTTTGTGTACCCTTTATCGGCATATGTTTTAACAATTTTGGGGGTCGCCCTATCGTCCCGCAAGGTGCGTGGTGGGGTCGGATTGCCCTTGGGGATTGGGATTTTGTTGTGTTTTACCTACATCATTATCGAGAAATTCTCGATCGTATTTTCGATAAAAGGTGGTGTCCCGCCAATTTTTACGGTGCTAATTCCTAATACATTATTTGGTATTTTAGGCTATTATGTATTGTTAAAGGCACCTAAATAG
- the tgt gene encoding tRNA guanosine(34) transglycosylase Tgt, producing MKFKLAAQDPLSKARAGEITTDHGTIETPIFMPVGTAGTVKAVHQRELKTDIEAQIILGNTYHLYLRPGLNTLESAGGLHKFNGWDGPILTDSGGYQVYSLTEVRKIKEEGVTFRSHIDGSKHLFTPENVMDIQRVIGADIIMAFDECTPYPCEYGYARRSIEMTHRWLKRCCDRFDSTEPKYGYSQTLFPIVQGSVYKDLRVKSAEVIASFEREGNAIGGLSVGEPAEEMYAMTEIVCNILPEHKPRYLMGVGTPINLLENIALGIDMFDCVMPTRNARNGMLFTKNGIINIKNEKWKNDFSAIEDDSDLFADKEYSKAYLRHLIHSGEMLGAQIATLHNLHFYLWLVKEARKKIISGEFYAWKNMMVGRLGQRL from the coding sequence ATGAAATTTAAATTAGCAGCACAAGATCCTCTATCAAAGGCCCGTGCCGGTGAAATCACCACCGATCATGGCACTATTGAAACCCCCATATTTATGCCCGTTGGCACGGCCGGCACCGTTAAAGCGGTGCATCAGCGCGAGCTTAAAACGGATATTGAAGCACAAATTATTTTAGGAAACACCTATCATTTATACTTGCGCCCCGGCCTTAATACGCTGGAAAGCGCCGGCGGCCTGCATAAATTTAATGGCTGGGATGGCCCTATTTTAACCGATAGCGGCGGTTACCAGGTGTATTCGCTTACCGAAGTACGTAAGATAAAGGAGGAAGGCGTAACCTTCCGTTCGCATATTGATGGGTCAAAACACCTGTTTACACCCGAGAATGTGATGGATATTCAGCGTGTTATTGGCGCCGATATCATCATGGCTTTTGACGAGTGTACCCCCTACCCCTGCGAGTATGGTTATGCGCGCCGGTCGATAGAAATGACGCATCGCTGGCTTAAACGCTGCTGCGACAGGTTTGATAGCACCGAGCCAAAATACGGCTATAGCCAAACACTTTTCCCCATTGTACAGGGCTCGGTTTATAAAGATTTAAGGGTAAAATCGGCCGAAGTTATTGCTTCATTTGAGCGCGAAGGGAATGCCATAGGTGGCCTTTCGGTAGGCGAACCAGCCGAAGAAATGTACGCCATGACCGAAATTGTATGCAATATTTTGCCCGAACACAAGCCTCGTTACCTGATGGGCGTAGGCACCCCCATCAATTTGTTGGAAAATATTGCCCTGGGAATTGATATGTTTGATTGCGTTATGCCTACCCGCAATGCCCGTAACGGCATGCTTTTTACCAAAAACGGCATTATTAATATCAAGAATGAGAAGTGGAAAAACGACTTTAGCGCGATAGAAGACGACAGCGATTTATTTGCAGATAAGGAATACAGCAAGGCTTATTTACGACATTTGATCCACTCGGGCGAGATGCTTGGGGCGCAAATTGCCACCCTGCACAACCTCCACTTTTATCTGTGGCTGGTAAAAGAAGCGCGTAAAAAGATCATCAGCGGCGAGTTTTATGCCTGGAAAAACATGATGGTGGGCCGTTTAGGGCAGCGATTATAA
- a CDS encoding alpha-xenorhabdolysin family binary toxin subunit A, translated as MSNPTIDLSPRDLAKGTTFVLSTNEWLSIQVFVTGAMLLPTTTALLQKTLPAVPSGGIEQFEPLVKGYKNLYDICDTFDTVTKPDSVKCASNLIAYNVKVPIFYRAILALLLKIEADPTDTVSINQLKQTLQVMINEAQAFSTHATNVAAAMQKFSLDTSVNEAAIGTLFKTYSDKISGTSGTIKTMQTQLAQDKADLADAEDEYKHDIIVAATSASYAWIWPCGSIAAGIVAGIYGDKATKAKARIDALGDLVNSLEAKIAADATLVLDLTRINNDITGITKKIDDALPAIQKIQGMWNALKDDLSSLLATINGEIKDMPSFIAGLGIEAAIVLWQQVADEANAYRINAYITIVPNPTVAFYAADNLERLLTRKNRVSIHQKESALA; from the coding sequence ATGTCAAACCCAACAATCGATCTTAGTCCGCGCGACCTGGCTAAAGGCACCACCTTCGTGCTATCTACCAATGAGTGGTTATCAATACAGGTATTTGTTACCGGTGCCATGTTATTACCAACTACCACTGCGCTTCTGCAAAAAACACTGCCTGCAGTACCATCCGGAGGCATTGAACAATTTGAGCCCCTGGTGAAGGGTTACAAAAACCTATATGACATTTGCGACACTTTTGATACTGTTACCAAACCCGACAGCGTAAAGTGCGCTTCAAACCTCATCGCTTACAATGTTAAAGTGCCGATATTTTACCGGGCTATTTTAGCATTGCTGTTAAAAATCGAGGCCGACCCAACTGATACCGTATCAATCAATCAGCTTAAACAAACGCTACAGGTAATGATCAATGAAGCCCAGGCTTTTTCAACCCATGCTACCAATGTTGCAGCGGCCATGCAAAAATTTTCTTTAGATACATCAGTTAACGAAGCGGCAATTGGCACATTGTTTAAAACTTATAGCGACAAGATATCAGGAACAAGTGGAACTATTAAAACAATGCAAACCCAACTGGCCCAGGATAAGGCTGACCTTGCCGACGCGGAAGACGAATATAAGCACGATATTATTGTAGCTGCCACATCGGCAAGCTACGCCTGGATTTGGCCGTGTGGATCTATTGCCGCAGGGATTGTGGCCGGAATTTATGGCGACAAGGCAACCAAGGCAAAAGCAAGAATAGACGCACTTGGCGACCTGGTGAACAGCCTTGAGGCTAAAATTGCCGCCGACGCCACGCTTGTGCTCGATTTAACCCGCATTAACAACGATATCACCGGCATCACTAAAAAAATAGATGACGCCTTGCCGGCCATTCAGAAAATACAAGGCATGTGGAACGCGCTGAAGGATGACCTTTCCAGCCTACTGGCCACTATTAATGGCGAAATTAAAGATATGCCATCATTTATTGCGGGGCTTGGTATCGAGGCGGCTATAGTATTGTGGCAGCAAGTAGCCGACGAGGCTAATGCTTACCGCATTAACGCTTATATTACTATAGTACCCAACCCTACAGTGGCTTTTTATGCTGCCGATAATCTTGAAAGGTTGCTGACCCGGAAAAACAGGGTGAGCATACACCAGAAAGAAAGTGCGTTAGCATAA
- a CDS encoding Rpn family recombination-promoting nuclease/putative transposase, translated as MPNYPPPVTGKYIDPLVDFAFKKIFGSEPNKDLLTAFLNEVFRGRKHIVDLVYNKNEHPGDLKDEGSAIFDLLCTGDNGERFIIEVQRAKQGYFKERALFYTSRLISDQAPKGKRNTWGYNIAEVYLIALLEDFTLEDSPANSYLHDICLCNRDTGEIFYDKLGYTYIELSKFVKEETELETDLDRWLYVLKHLSQMDKIPVYLRKPIFEKLFSIAEYTNLTKEEKTMYDSSLKYKWDNKNVVDYARQEGMEKGIEKGEYKKALDIAREMKKDGLPLVQISKFTKLSVEEIEKL; from the coding sequence ATGCCAAACTATCCCCCACCTGTTACCGGGAAATACATCGACCCTTTGGTTGATTTCGCTTTTAAAAAAATATTCGGCAGCGAACCTAACAAAGATTTGCTGACCGCCTTTTTAAATGAAGTATTCAGGGGGCGTAAGCATATTGTAGATTTAGTTTACAATAAAAACGAACACCCGGGCGATTTAAAAGACGAGGGCTCGGCCATATTCGATCTGCTTTGTACGGGAGATAACGGCGAACGTTTTATAATTGAGGTGCAACGGGCGAAACAAGGATATTTTAAAGAAAGGGCTTTATTTTATACCAGTCGCCTTATAAGCGACCAGGCGCCAAAAGGCAAACGAAACACCTGGGGTTACAACATAGCCGAGGTATATTTAATAGCTTTGTTAGAAGATTTTACGCTGGAAGATAGCCCGGCAAACAGTTACCTGCATGATATTTGCCTGTGCAACAGGGATACCGGTGAAATTTTTTACGATAAACTGGGTTATACGTATATAGAATTGAGTAAATTTGTGAAAGAGGAGACCGAACTGGAAACCGATTTGGATAGATGGCTTTATGTTTTAAAGCACCTTAGCCAAATGGATAAGATTCCCGTTTATCTTCGGAAACCCATATTTGAGAAATTGTTCAGTATTGCAGAATATACAAACCTGACAAAGGAGGAAAAAACGATGTACGATAGCAGCTTAAAATATAAATGGGATAATAAGAATGTAGTTGATTATGCCCGGCAGGAAGGCATGGAAAAAGGTATTGAAAAAGGCGAGTATAAAAAAGCTTTGGACATTGCTCGTGAAATGAAAAAAGATGGCTTGCCACTTGTTCAAATCTCAAAGTTTACTAAACTCTCTGTTGAGGAAATAGAAAAACTTTAG
- a CDS encoding glycosyltransferase, with amino-acid sequence METYIQIVLFLLFQLCFIVQLYYLVSNHISLAGYKPREELPTVLIPVSVIIAARNEAQNLQENLPSILEQNYPDFEVVVINDCSYDRSDEVLEDMERRYPNLKVVTITEHDRFKTGKKFALTLGIKASKNEYLLFTDADCKPVSANWITRMVANFGGGAQIVLGYSPFYQTRSFLNLFTRYESVKAATNYLSSALNGNAYMGVGRNLAYTKTLFFSAKGFASHMHVISGDDDLFVNQHATPYNTAIEVHPDTFMYTAAKSTLASWYRQKKRHAGVGKLYKAKHRKMLIFDGISGFLFYSLLILCLVCKFEPLLALGLLLFRLIIQLLIYNKVFRKLDSKDLIWYLPFFDIIYYMYLIGFGLVGLLLKTTQWK; translated from the coding sequence TTGGAAACTTATATACAAATAGTACTATTTCTACTTTTTCAGCTCTGTTTTATCGTTCAGCTGTACTACCTGGTAAGCAACCACATTAGTCTTGCCGGTTACAAACCCCGTGAGGAGCTGCCAACGGTGTTAATACCTGTTTCGGTAATCATCGCCGCCCGTAACGAGGCGCAAAACCTGCAGGAAAACCTGCCCTCGATACTGGAACAAAACTATCCCGATTTTGAGGTTGTGGTGATAAACGATTGCTCATACGACAGATCGGATGAGGTTTTGGAGGATATGGAGCGCCGGTATCCCAACCTTAAAGTGGTTACCATAACCGAGCATGACCGCTTTAAAACCGGAAAAAAATTCGCACTTACGCTGGGCATAAAGGCGTCAAAAAACGAATACCTGTTGTTTACTGATGCTGATTGTAAACCCGTATCGGCAAATTGGATAACCCGGATGGTAGCCAATTTTGGCGGTGGGGCCCAAATAGTTTTAGGTTATTCGCCGTTTTATCAAACCAGGAGCTTTTTGAATTTGTTTACCCGGTACGAGTCGGTAAAGGCGGCCACAAATTACTTGTCAAGCGCGTTAAACGGCAATGCCTACATGGGGGTTGGGCGTAACCTGGCCTATACCAAAACATTGTTTTTTAGTGCAAAAGGCTTTGCATCGCACATGCACGTTATATCCGGCGATGACGATTTATTTGTGAACCAGCACGCCACGCCTTATAATACTGCTATTGAAGTACACCCGGATACCTTTATGTACACTGCGGCAAAATCAACTTTAGCATCGTGGTACAGGCAAAAAAAAAGGCACGCGGGGGTAGGTAAATTATATAAGGCCAAACACCGTAAAATGCTTATTTTTGATGGCATTAGCGGCTTTTTGTTTTATTCGCTGCTTATACTATGCCTGGTTTGTAAATTCGAACCGTTGTTGGCATTAGGTTTGTTGCTTTTTAGGCTGATTATCCAATTATTAATTTATAATAAGGTGTTCAGGAAGCTGGATAGCAAAGATCTGATTTGGTATTTACCGTTTTTTGATATCATATATTATATGTATTTAATTGGATTTGGATTAGTTGGGCTACTTTTAAAAACCACCCAATGGAAATAA
- a CDS encoding RNA polymerase sigma factor, translating to MEINANFTENAKNDFHLVVKARTGDQKAYADLMHRYKDSIYFMVLKMVNNKEDAMDLTVETFAKAFEKLEKYQPDYAFSTWLFRVATNNCIDFIRKKKLNTQSIHGMTDEDGDEKPLQIKADILNPEETSIKKQQTQELKLLIESLPPRYRNLITLRYFDELSYEEIAQQLDLPLGTVKAQLFRARYLLGNIINRFNRDDI from the coding sequence ATGGAAATAAACGCAAATTTTACCGAAAACGCCAAGAATGATTTTCACCTGGTAGTGAAGGCCCGTACGGGCGATCAAAAGGCGTATGCCGACCTGATGCACCGTTATAAGGATTCCATATATTTTATGGTACTTAAAATGGTGAACAATAAAGAGGACGCCATGGACCTTACCGTGGAGACCTTTGCCAAAGCATTTGAAAAGCTGGAAAAATATCAGCCCGACTATGCTTTCAGTACCTGGCTTTTTAGGGTGGCCACCAACAATTGTATTGATTTTATCCGTAAAAAGAAACTCAACACCCAATCTATCCACGGGATGACGGATGAGGATGGCGACGAAAAGCCGCTTCAAATTAAAGCCGACATATTAAACCCGGAAGAAACATCTATAAAAAAGCAGCAAACCCAGGAGCTGAAATTGCTGATAGAAAGCCTGCCGCCGCGCTACCGCAACCTTATTACCCTGCGTTATTTTGATGAGCTATCCTACGAGGAAATAGCTCAACAGCTGGATTTGCCATTAGGTACGGTAAAGGCGCAATTGTTTAGGGCCAGGTACCTGCTTGGCAACATCATCAACCGATTTAACAGGGATGACATCTGA
- the rsmG gene encoding 16S rRNA (guanine(527)-N(7))-methyltransferase RsmG yields MTSDIVFKYFPELTAQQRAQVEQLPELYNTWNSQINVISRKDIDLLYERHVLHSMGIAKIMPFLPGESVLDVGTGGGFPGIPLAILFPQTSFHLVDSIGKKIKVVQEVAKALGLTNVKATHARAEEIDENFDFVVSRAVTQLKDFYPWVRSKFKKQSGNKLPNGILYLKGGDLDQEIKESGLKVQQYYLKDYFTEEFFETKQVIYVKGKL; encoded by the coding sequence ATGACATCTGATATCGTTTTTAAATATTTTCCCGAACTAACAGCGCAGCAACGTGCCCAGGTTGAGCAGTTGCCCGAATTATATAACACCTGGAACAGCCAGATAAACGTGATATCCCGTAAGGATATTGATTTGTTGTATGAGCGCCATGTTTTACATTCCATGGGTATTGCCAAAATAATGCCCTTTTTACCCGGCGAAAGTGTACTTGATGTAGGCACAGGTGGCGGTTTCCCGGGTATTCCGCTGGCCATATTATTCCCCCAGACTTCTTTCCATTTGGTTGATTCCATCGGCAAAAAAATAAAAGTTGTGCAGGAAGTTGCCAAAGCATTGGGCCTTACCAATGTGAAGGCTACCCATGCCCGCGCCGAAGAAATTGACGAGAATTTTGACTTTGTAGTATCGCGCGCGGTAACCCAACTAAAAGATTTTTATCCCTGGGTGCGCAGCAAATTCAAAAAACAATCGGGCAATAAACTGCCTAACGGCATCCTGTATTTAAAAGGCGGCGACCTTGACCAGGAGATCAAAGAATCGGGCCTTAAAGTGCAGCAATATTACCTTAAAGACTATTTTACCGAAGAGTTTTTTGAAACTAAACAGGTAATTTATGTGAAGGGGAAGTTGTAA
- a CDS encoding M56 family metallopeptidase, which translates to MNWLHYLLEANIYLAVFYAGYCLFLNRETHYNLNRVYLLLSCVLSFALPVIQIGVLKPAENVQEITWVSSPADSTTVPPVAADYITWDNALWAVYIIGISVLALLLVIKLFKLVNLTTSGKRIIDNKYKLIDIEDADTAFSFFNYLFIGTKTSASDIIIRHELVHIRQKHSFDIVFIEVIKIINWFNPIIYLLQISLKTVHEYIADEQTAAHEADALAYSSFLVNNAYGLNGSSITHSFFNYNLLKKRIIMLNQQRSGNLARLKYLVAVPICAGMLCASTLAFSKNYAFIDLAPKTAKPTLTVPKTATADTSNRKMRTRSTTSKGYAYDETGYLINNKTDFRVIITDKNGDQKEYYKSKAKPAELAMLKEKYGYSFPKMMIYPKLPPPPPMPPGAQPDMDRMPPPPPAPPKHGAKHLRMPPPAEGADVNRTPPPPPPAPPVVSRDINKMPPPPPVPPVGSGDINRMPPPPPVPPVYSKDTVGMPVAPQPGTPPQAPKPAKALKLKPVSASLSSKVTGAKPVKLKLKLISATLYLKPAPAVSPAEATPEAN; encoded by the coding sequence ATGAACTGGCTGCATTATCTCCTGGAGGCAAATATATACCTGGCTGTATTTTATGCCGGCTACTGCTTGTTTTTAAATCGCGAAACGCATTATAACCTTAACCGAGTATACTTGTTGCTGAGTTGTGTGCTATCGTTTGCATTGCCCGTTATCCAAATAGGTGTGTTGAAACCAGCAGAAAACGTTCAGGAAATTACCTGGGTAAGCTCCCCTGCTGATTCGACCACCGTACCGCCAGTTGCAGCTGATTACATCACCTGGGATAATGCTTTATGGGCTGTTTATATTATTGGCATATCGGTATTAGCTTTACTACTGGTTATCAAACTGTTTAAACTGGTAAACCTAACCACGTCAGGTAAAAGGATTATTGATAATAAGTACAAGCTTATAGATATTGAAGATGCAGATACAGCCTTTTCGTTTTTTAACTACCTCTTTATAGGCACAAAAACCAGCGCCAGCGACATTATTATCCGGCATGAACTGGTACACATTCGCCAAAAGCACTCGTTTGATATTGTTTTTATCGAGGTTATTAAAATTATCAATTGGTTTAATCCCATCATTTACCTGTTGCAGATAAGCCTTAAAACCGTACATGAGTATATTGCCGATGAGCAAACCGCAGCTCATGAAGCAGATGCCCTGGCTTACTCATCGTTCCTGGTGAACAATGCTTACGGGCTCAATGGCTCGTCTATCACGCATTCATTTTTCAATTATAATTTGTTAAAAAAGAGGATCATTATGTTAAACCAACAACGTTCGGGCAATTTAGCAAGGCTAAAATACCTGGTGGCCGTACCCATATGTGCGGGGATGCTTTGCGCATCAACATTGGCGTTCAGTAAAAATTATGCATTTATTGACCTGGCGCCTAAAACAGCAAAGCCAACCCTTACAGTGCCTAAAACAGCCACAGCCGATACATCTAACCGCAAGATGAGAACAAGGTCCACTACATCAAAAGGCTATGCTTATGATGAAACCGGCTACCTTATTAACAACAAAACCGATTTCAGGGTAATTATTACCGATAAAAACGGCGATCAGAAAGAGTATTATAAAAGTAAGGCAAAACCAGCAGAGCTGGCCATGCTGAAGGAAAAATACGGTTATTCGTTTCCTAAAATGATGATCTACCCTAAACTTCCGCCACCGCCGCCCATGCCACCAGGCGCACAGCCAGATATGGACAGAATGCCGCCCCCACCACCTGCACCACCAAAACACGGGGCTAAACACCTGCGCATGCCGCCGCCGGCTGAAGGAGCAGACGTGAACAGGACGCCACCTCCTCCCCCGCCTGCGCCTCCGGTTGTGTCACGCGATATAAACAAAATGCCGCCACCACCACCAGTACCGCCAGTTGGATCAGGAGATATAAACAGAATGCCACCGCCGCCACCAGTACCTCCTGTTTATTCAAAAGATACGGTTGGAATGCCTGTAGCGCCTCAACCCGGCACACCGCCGCAAGCACCAAAACCAGCTAAAGCGTTGAAGTTGAAACCTGTATCGGCAAGCCTGAGCTCTAAAGTTACAGGGGCAAAACCTGTTAAATTGAAGTTAAAACTGATATCGGCAACCCTCTACCTGAAACCAGCTCCAGCTGTATCCCCTGCTGAGGCTACGCCGGAGGCCAATTAG
- a CDS encoding energy transducer TonB has protein sequence MNWLHYLLEANIYLAVFYAFYCLFLNKETHYTLNRVYLLLSCTVAFILPLVQVSALKPAAESAQQTYVTIAANSHNNTTPALVNYQPPVSQFTVQDAILYLYITGMAVMALLLLIKIGKLIKMTTRGNTILNDKYKLIGIESSNTAFSFFNYLFIGTKINGSDTIIRHELVHIKQKHSADIIFIEILRIVNWFNPIIYFVQISLKTVHEYIADEQTAVHETDAITYSSFLVDNAYGIGGSSITHSFFNYNLLKKRIIMLNQKRSGNLARLKYLVAVPICAGMLCASTLAFSKDYALIDLAPVHHQPALPTPADSIPKVKSQQNDTHLQPPPPPIFVKDTYVDLFNYLNKTITYPKSELKTNQAGLVALSFDVKAQGKIANISITKNAGTAFNQEVLQALKTYPGTVNETVGRHKMIVYFCTDYYKFIKTPDAAELKAPDYDFSLMVFGASKYPFMPPYKTNKKATNVPAAQVEINHTTKLPPPPPPAPPVSMQADTPIHATTDVFNKYVARNVRYPAIDRDKKIGGRVIAAFDVVDGKINDPQIVRGVEPVMDGELLRAIKAYDGTLDLKDGHYSIPTLFQVVDYKGSNQVVVSHLPEANTADKPAKQSAGFSTAVSLNEVVIVAYPSQIK, from the coding sequence ATGAACTGGCTACACTACCTACTGGAAGCAAACATATACCTGGCCGTTTTTTACGCCTTTTATTGCCTGTTTTTAAATAAAGAAACACATTATACCCTTAACCGGGTGTACCTATTGCTAAGCTGTACAGTGGCATTTATTTTACCATTGGTACAGGTAAGCGCACTGAAACCCGCTGCCGAAAGTGCTCAACAAACTTATGTAACCATTGCCGCTAACAGTCACAATAACACAACACCTGCGCTGGTAAACTACCAGCCGCCGGTAAGTCAGTTTACCGTGCAGGATGCTATTTTATACTTATATATAACAGGTATGGCGGTAATGGCCTTACTACTGCTTATTAAAATTGGTAAGCTCATTAAAATGACTACCAGGGGTAACACTATACTGAATGATAAATACAAGTTAATAGGTATCGAAAGTTCAAACACTGCGTTTTCATTTTTCAATTACCTGTTTATCGGCACAAAAATAAACGGCAGCGATACCATCATCCGGCATGAGTTGGTACATATCAAACAAAAACACTCGGCAGATATTATTTTTATCGAGATCCTGAGGATCGTTAACTGGTTTAACCCCATCATCTACTTTGTACAAATAAGCCTTAAAACCGTTCACGAATATATTGCCGACGAGCAAACCGCAGTACATGAAACCGATGCCATCACCTACTCGTCGTTCCTGGTTGATAATGCTTACGGCATTGGCGGCTCATCAATCACACATTCATTTTTCAATTATAATCTACTAAAAAAGAGAATCATTATGTTAAACCAGAAACGTTCGGGGAACTTAGCCAGGCTAAAATACCTGGTGGCTGTACCTATTTGTGCCGGGATGCTTTGTGCATCAACATTGGCGTTCAGTAAAGATTACGCACTGATTGACCTTGCGCCTGTGCACCATCAACCAGCTTTACCAACCCCGGCAGATAGTATACCCAAGGTAAAATCGCAACAAAACGACACGCACCTGCAGCCTCCGCCGCCACCCATCTTCGTTAAAGATACCTACGTCGACCTTTTCAATTATCTAAATAAAACCATTACCTATCCAAAAAGCGAGTTAAAAACAAACCAGGCCGGCCTTGTAGCTCTTAGCTTTGATGTTAAAGCCCAAGGCAAAATTGCAAATATCAGCATTACCAAAAATGCAGGCACAGCATTTAATCAGGAAGTTTTGCAAGCACTAAAAACATATCCGGGTACAGTTAACGAAACTGTGGGCAGGCATAAAATGATAGTTTATTTTTGTACCGACTATTACAAATTCATAAAAACACCTGATGCCGCCGAACTAAAAGCGCCGGATTACGACTTTAGCCTGATGGTTTTCGGAGCCAGCAAATACCCCTTTATGCCGCCCTATAAGACCAATAAAAAAGCGACAAACGTGCCTGCCGCCCAGGTTGAAATTAACCACACTACCAAGCTTCCGCCGCCACCGCCACCTGCGCCGCCGGTTAGCATGCAGGCCGATACACCGATCCACGCGACAACCGATGTTTTTAACAAATATGTAGCCAGGAACGTCCGATATCCCGCTATCGACCGCGATAAGAAAATCGGCGGCAGGGTAATTGCAGCCTTTGATGTGGTTGATGGAAAAATTAACGATCCGCAAATTGTACGGGGTGTAGAACCGGTGATGGACGGGGAGCTTTTACGTGCCATTAAAGCCTATGATGGCACACTTGATTTAAAAGACGGGCATTATTCAATCCCTACGTTATTTCAGGTGGTTGATTATAAAGGCAGCAATCAGGTGGTGGTTTCCCATTTACCAGAAGCGAATACCGCTGATAAGCCTGCCAAACAATCCGCCGGCTTTTCAACTGCGGTTAGTTTAAATGAAGTTGTGATAGTTGCTTATCCTTCACAAATTAAATAA
- a CDS encoding BlaI/MecI/CopY family transcriptional regulator encodes MNVKELTKAEEQIMQILWQLKEAIVKDIIEQMPDPKPAYNTVSTVVRVLEGKGFIDHKAYGNSHVYFPLISDDQYKKFTFDKMMKNYFSNSYQSLVSFIVDEKKISVKELDELTSLIDNLKNKKQS; translated from the coding sequence ATGAATGTTAAAGAACTAACTAAAGCCGAGGAACAGATTATGCAGATTCTGTGGCAATTAAAGGAAGCTATTGTAAAAGATATCATTGAGCAAATGCCCGATCCTAAACCGGCCTACAATACCGTATCAACCGTGGTGCGAGTACTGGAAGGCAAAGGTTTTATCGACCATAAAGCTTATGGAAACTCGCACGTTTACTTCCCGCTTATCAGCGATGATCAGTATAAAAAGTTCACGTTTGATAAGATGATGAAAAACTATTTCAGCAATTCGTACCAAAGCCTGGTATCGTTTATTGTAGACGAAAAGAAGATCAGCGTAAAAGAACTGGACGAATTAACCTCACTGATTGATAACCTTAAAAACAAAAAACAATCATGA